A genomic window from Labeo rohita strain BAU-BD-2019 chromosome 6, IGBB_LRoh.1.0, whole genome shotgun sequence includes:
- the fam83c gene encoding protein FAM83C, whose product MMNSEALRPTPNPARKALGKLATRLEEVKNPWRQGSTLELSHNETARLATDALLESGEKEYRKVLHDEREVNFLSSVEIRYITENVAKSGGVDSGTNGVDMEEIDTVSELTSGTYFPMMSDEEPPLLELGWPEVSSRFGPTEAQIHFQRDKSQNIKDLIRSLISKAKKVIAVVMDIFTDVDLFCDLMEASNKRRVPVYILLDEKNLSYFLNMCSELDVQNSHLSNMRIRSVCGDTYCTKSGKKFTGQVQEKFMIIDCEEVIAGSYSFTWLSGMVHNNMLMHFSGHVTECFDREFRCMYADSQIIDRFHNPDEDGLPGYSYHMPVPNFGMDFLADYGKGERVYSEHSSSQSSDSVSSIKAAPPGMKPIKVTPDKKNPENSQKPPNRKGVTSPVLQKPLGPHIGRGSPNGTLQSHVVDRTSIGQSAGVEWSKMGTTDYLRSNIPGQTSKIQALNLYSSPKPPSPTLGDNKNASKHRLPAPFISKFTDLFSSKEKDSHYFQKIPTHSSPFGGPDLSQNEPESKQGPPPPGPMPTDRKGQEKRIHRQDEKRMTLGHSKLDLLNQYNKLNKSKGVYSRFELKNNLPQ is encoded by the exons ATGATGAATTCAGAGGCTTTGCGTCCGACCCCGAATCCTGCGCGTAAAGCGCTCGGAAAGCTCGCCACCAGGCTGGAGGAGGTGAAGAACCCCTGGAGACAAGGATCAACGCTCGAACTCAGCCACAATGAAACCGCTCGGCTCGCCACCGACGCGCTCCTGGAAAGCGGCGAGAAGGAGTATAGAAAGGTCTTGCATGACGAAAGAGAAGTCAACTTTTTGTCCTCTGTGGAAATACGCTACATCACCGAGAATGTGGCCAAAAGTGGCGGCGTGGACAGCGGGACTAATGGAGTGGACATGGAGGAAATTGACACGGTGTCCGAGCTCACTTCAGGGACTTACTTCCCCATGATGTCCGACGAGGAGCCGCCACTCTTGGAGCTGGGCTGGCCGGAGGTTTCCAGCCGATTTGGACCCACAGAAGCGCAAATACACTTCCAGCGGGACAAGTCGCAAAATATCAAAGATCTCATTCGATCTCTTATTAGTAAAGCCAAGAAG GTTATCGCTGTAGTCATGGATATTTTTACAGACGTCGACTTGTTCTGTGACCTAATGGAGGCGTCTAACAAGCGTCGGGTTCCAGTTTATATTCTGCTGGATGAGAAGAATCTCAGCTATTTTTTGAACATGTGCTCAGAACTGGACGTCCAGAATTCACACTTGAGT AACATGAGGATAAGAAGTGTATGTGGAGACACGTATTGCACCAAAAGTGGGAAGAAATTCACAGGTCAGGTTCAAGAGAAATTCATGATCATTGACTGCGAGGAAGTCATAGCAGGATCATATAG TTTTACATGGCTTTCCGGCATGGTTCACAACAACATGTTAATGCACTTCTCCGGGCACGTTACGGAATGCTTTGATCGTGAATTCCGCTGCATGTATGCAGATTCCCAAATAATAGACCGTTTCCACAATCCAGATGAAGACGGGCTGCCCGGTTACTCTTACCACATGCCAGTACCAAACTTTGGCATGGACTTTCTTGCAGACTACGGCAAAGGGGAGCGAGTGTATTCGGAGCACTCCAGTAGCCAATCCAGTGACAGCGTTTCCAGCATCAAAGCAGCTCCTCCAGGCATGAAACCTATTAAAGTCACACCTGACAAAAAGAACCCGGAAAACTCACAAAAGCCTCCAAACAGGAAGGGCGTCACGAGTCCGGTGCTTCAGAAGCCTTTGGGACCCCACATCGGAAGAGGTTCTCCGAATGGGACTCTCCAGAGTCATGTGGTCGATCGCACTTCCATAGGTCAGTCGGCTGGTGTGGAATGGTCCAAAATGGGAACGACGGATTACCTACGCTCAAACATTCCAGGACAGACGTCCAAAATCCAGGCTTTGAATCTCTACAGTTCTCCAAAACCTCCGTCGCCAACTCTAGGCGACAACAAGAACGCCTCCAAACATCGACTTCCCGCACCGTTCATCAGTAAGTTCACGGATTTGTTCAGCTCGAAAGAAAAGGACTCCCATTATTTCCAGAAGATTCCTACTCACTCCTCTCCGTTCGGCGGGCCGGATCTTTCTCAGAACGAACCGGAGAGTAAGCAGGGTCCTCCTCCACCAGGACCGATGCCGACGGACAGGAAGGGCCAGGAGAAAAGGATACATAGGCAGGACGAGAAACGCATGACGTTGGGTCACAGCAAATTGGACCTTCTCAACCAGTACAACAAGTTAAACAAATCCAAAGGGGTATACAGTCGATTTGAGCTAAAGAACAACTTACCTCAGTAA